The following proteins come from a genomic window of Bactrocera tryoni isolate S06 chromosome 1, CSIRO_BtryS06_freeze2, whole genome shotgun sequence:
- the LOC120778891 gene encoding mitochondrial transcription rescue factor 1, translated as MFQLRHLKNFNRINTVLQVRSVPRTCIIYQKVTDITNKLCSSQQLQLCRQIHVGEVDQKYNKNSRQQDDDEDSDDERTTEFKDERDSKVLKTSVNSLRADLLLKAGLGMARNKVETIFYESKVRVNGKKINKKSVQLDVGDEIDVVRGFSQTNPTHLVISRVVVLDVNERDEGYSVQLRRYKSLLIDNYSGPNAFKSSESTQH; from the exons ATGTTCCAATTACgacacttaaaaaatttcaatagaaTAAATACCGTCCTTCAGGTGCGGTCTGTGCCGCGGACTTGTATTATTTATCAAAAGGTCACTGATATTACCAATAAGTTATGTAGCAGTCAGCAGCTACAGTTGTGTCGGCAAATTCATGTAGGAGAGGTCGACCAGAAGTATAATAAAAACTCCAGACAACAAGATGACGATGAAGATAGTGACGACGAGAGGACTACGGAGTTTAAGGATGAACGCGATTCTAAAGTATTGAAGACTAGTGTAAACTCCTTACGCGCGGACCTGCTACTGAAAGCGGGCTTGGGAATGGCTAGAAA CAAAGTAGAGACTATTTTCTATGAGAGCAAAGTACGAGTGAAtgggaaaaaaattaacaagaaaaGCGTTCAG CTCGATGTAGGGGATGAGATCGACGTGGTGCGTGGTTTTAGTCAGACAAATCCAACACATTTGGTGATATCCCGTGTGGTTGTTCTCGACGTCAATGAGCGTGATGAAGGGTACAGTGTACAGTTGAGACGCTACAAATCTTTGCTAATAGACAATTATTCTGGTCCCAATGCCTTCAAATCGTCAGAGAGTACGCAGCATTGA
- the LOC120766434 gene encoding membrane metallo-endopeptidase-like 1 has product MKVKTFGHSFLPIHLLLLGALATSTAKPTNTASEVIVVNITATDDSSQHPNAELILSADNVTAAVTKASAVNAADNGLNEIESEYRVEYAKKMLTYMNQSVEPCDDFYEYACGNWKNVMVEHQSQHKRSNLIDIFYSLGEAIQQLLLDEKQPRDDFAYKSELNLTKRIYKDCLAADLYPLKKSEVYLEVIKSIGGFPAVDPTWKPDNFSWFNMSAHLTNYGGIGLIKEEVLPQYPFPPYFKLPDLGFEYIVHSDNIHSNSSKELNEKRMRNYLRLYGVDDEQKIDQIIADIVNVWSAILNITNKFDEDLAKCDVLSAVVMGEETFPLWDSYLEIAWNGTQFDLEDDDTWPCNYFYIQLDKVCNANKEAIANYFALKFIYRMDARLQDKKFQTEHCNMMIQFVLPHLLDEIYMEEYFDNEIRGEISAIVKEVRKSLREILEQAEWLDEKTREQALLKEAAIKPHIGSFENKNVTNRLIRQINEFNYVEGNYELNLVNLFKFRTMQRRFNGLHHKEYDNYTMKPLELLKGIQVNSFYYNVDNSIYVMAGILHPPAYHKAWPAALKFGTIGYLVGHEFTHGFDSVGAHYNSVGEENYWWTAKAGKVFNEREECFVNQYNAYEISEIKRFVDGNQTKDENIADSGGLREALSAYHRHVKELNLSPKDEQMPGLDLTPEQLYFMGFAQLWCASYKERHYWEELKNEHTVDKFRVLGAVTNIEDFSKAYNCPVGSKMNPTKKKCRVW; this is encoded by the exons ATGAAAGTGAAAACATTCGGGCATTCATTTTTGCCTATCCATTTGCTACTGTTAGGTGCGCTCGCAACAAGTACTGCAAAGCCCACAAACACAGCCAGCGAAGTCATAGTCGTCAACATCACGGCAACGGACGACAGTTCACAGCATCCAAACGCAGAACTCATTCTAAGTGCAGACAATGTCACAGCAGCGGTGACAAAAGCGTCTGCTGTGAATGCAGCGGATAATGGACTGAACGAAATCGAAAGCGAATATCGTGTTGAATATGCGAAGAAAATGCTGACGTATATGAATCAAAGCGTTGAACCGTGCGATGATTTTTACGAGTATGCTTGCGGCAATTGGAAGAATGTGATGGTCGAACATCAGTCGCAGCATAAGCGCAGCAATCTGATTGATATTTTCTATAGTTTAGGCGAAGCCATACAACAATTACTCTTAGATGAGAAACAACCAAGAGACGATTTCGCTTATAAATCGGAATTGAATTTGACAAAGCGTATTTATAAAGATTGCCTAGCGGCTGATCTATATCCGTTGAAAAAGTCCGAAGTATACTTGGAGGTTATCAAGTCGATTGGTGGCTTTCCCGCAGTCGATCCGACATGGAAACCGGATAACTTCAGCTGGTTCAATATGAGCGCACACCTAACCAATTATGGCGGTATCGGTTTGATTAAAGAGGAAGTATTGCCACAATACCCATTCCCACCGTATTTCAAACTACCCGATTTGGGCTTTGAATATATCGTGCACTCCGACAATATACACTCAAATAGTTCAAAGGAGTTAAATGAAAAGCGCATGCGTAATTATCTACGCTTGTATGGTGTTGATGATGAGCAGAAAATCGATCAGATCATAGCCGATATCGTAAACGTTTGGTCAGCAATACTCAATATCACCAATAAGTTTGATGAGGATCTAGCGAAATGTGACGTGCTCTCAGCAGTAGTTATGGGCGAAGAAACATTCCCGCTATGGGACAGTTATTTGGAAATAGCTTGGAATGGCACGCAATTCGACCTGGAAGATGACGATACTTGGCCATGCAATTACTTTTACATTCAGCTGGATAAAGTATGCAATGCAAATAAAGAGGCGATAGctaattattttgctttgaaatttatCTACCGAATGGATGCACGTTTGCAAGATAAAAAGTTTCAAACGGAGCATTGTAACATGAtgattcagtttgtattgcCGCATCTGCTGGACGAAATCTATATGGAG gaatACTTTGACAATGAGATCCGTGGCGAAATTAGCGCCATCGTCAAAGAGGTACGCAAGAGTTTGCGCGAAATATTAGAGCAAGCCGAGTGGTTAGATGAGAAAACGCGAGAGCAAGCGCTGCTTAAGGAGGCAGCTATCAAGCCACATATTGGAAGTTTTGAGAATAAGAATGTAACAAATCGTTTAATAAGACAAATCAACGAGTTCAACTATGTGGAAGGCAATTATGAATTAAATTTGGTCAACTTATTTAAATTCAGAACAATGCAGCGACGTTTCAACGGACTACACCACAAAGAATATGACAACTACACAATGAAACCGTTAGAGCTATTGAAGGGTATTCAAGTGAACTCCTTTTATTACAATGTCGATAATTCCATTTATGTAATGGCTGGCATTTTGCATCCACCCGCCTATCATAAGGCGTGGCCAGCAGCACTGAAATTCGGTACCATTGGTTACTTGGTGGGACACGAATTCACACATGGTTTCGACTCAGTGGGCGCGCATTACAATAGCGTTGGCGAAGAGAACTACTGGTGGACGGCGAAGGCTGGCAAGGTATTCAACGAGCGCGAAGAGTGCTTTGTTAATCAATATAACGCTTATGAG ATATCTGAAATCAAACGTTTCGTGGATGGTAATCAGACCAAGGACGAAAATATTGCCGATAGTGGTGGCTTGCGAGAGGCATTATCTGCATATCACAGGCATGTGAAGGAATTGAATTTATCACCAAAAGATGAACAGATGCCCGGACTGGATCTAACGCCCGAGCAGTTGTACTTTATGGGTTTCGCGCAACTCTGGTGTGCTTCCTACAAGGAGCGGCACTATTGGGAGGAGCTTAAGAATGAGCATACAGTGGACAAATTTCGTGTTTTAGGCGCCGTAACGAATATTGAAGATTTTAGCAAAGCTTACAACTGTCCTGTTGGTAGCAAAATGAATccaacaaagaaaaaatgtcgCGTGTGGTAA
- the LOC120777912 gene encoding uncharacterized protein LOC120777912 — MSTNTNKQKGKRKGLPKLKTILANPLQEKYPSLKDDELQKLVNFLKEVISKSGLKPQPFVTSRHIHLGLESSLRAINNLKCSCVLISRSIQPRILVRLIAQNVEAKNATVPVFVQNQLENVTKDVFGIKALCVVFPTVDEMKETNMDDSIIQWITAHTKQLKPEIVKKKPKISKRKFQTKIPAIEDCKEPTVVEVQKLEYQNTTKSNDGFISFTEGMEVAKADSVEDEKHLVAVLNKVAERVGKHATTEQDVEMKPVDTTQQMEEKRVDTFSDSDDFLPDVYQPLTVHKIQPNPNRKPKKKKQKKNKQNKN, encoded by the exons ATGAGTACAAACACGAATAAACAGAAAGGAAAGCGAAAGGGTTTgccaaaattgaaaacaattctGGCAAATCCATTGCAGGAGAAATA TCCTTCACTCAAAGATGACGAAttacaaaaattagtaaattttctAAAGGAGGTTATCAGCAAAAGTGGCCTAAAGCCTCAACCATTTGTTACATCCAGGCATATTCACTTGGGTTTGGAAAGCAGTCTGCGCgccattaataatttaaaatgctcCTGCGTTTTGATATCGCGTAGTATACAACCACGTATTTTGGTCAGATTAATAGCACAGAATGTTGAAGCAAAAAATGCAACAGTTCCTGTTTTTGTGCAAAATCAATTGGAGAATGTCACTAAAGATGTATTTGGTATTAAAGCATTGTGTGTGGTATTTCCTACGGTTGATGAAATGAAAGAAACTAACATGGATGATTCAATTATACAGTGGATTACAGCACACACAAAGCAACTAAAGCCagaaattgtaaagaaaaaaccaaaaatttcaaaaagaaaattccAGACGAAAATTCCAGCAATTGAAGATTGTAAGGAGCCGACCGTGGTTGAAGTACAAAAACTAGAATATCAAAATACTACTAAAAGCAATGACGgctttatttcatttactgAAGGAATGGAAGTTGCTAAAGCTGACTCAGTAGAGGATGAAAAACATTTGGTTGCAGTTTTAAACAAAGTAGCTGAACGTGTTGGAAAGCACGCAACTACAGAACAAGATGTCGAAATGAAACCTGTTGACACTACACAACAAATGGAGGAAAAACGTGTTGATACATTTAGCGATTCAGATGATTTCCTGCCAGATGTTTATCAACCACTTACTGTACATAAAATACAACCTAATCCAAATAGGAAACctaaaaagaaaaagcaaaaaaagaataaacaaaataaaaactaa
- the LOC120780800 gene encoding 116 kDa U5 small nuclear ribonucleoprotein component, which yields MDADLYDEFGNYIGPELDSDEDDDQSIYGQQEPQDEQDEDAMDEEEEHQDDEDKEVTAVVLHEDKRYYPTAIEVYGPDVETIVQEEDAQPLDKPLIEPIKKLKFQIKEQELPETTYNMEFMADLMDTPPLIRNVALVGHLHHGKTTFVDCLIRQTHPQFEQAEERTLRYTDTLFTEQERGCSIKATPVTLVLQDVKQKSFLMNVFDTPGHVNFSDEVTAAMRMCDGVVLFVDAAEGVMLNTERLLKHAVQEKMAITVCINKIDRLVLELKLPPQDAYFKLKHIVEEINALLSTYGNGNDNLLVSPALGNVCFASSLYGFCFTLKSFAKLYADTYDGVNYVEFAKRLWGDMYFHSKSRKFTKKPPHNSAQRSFVEFILEPMYKVIAQVVGDVDTTLSDTLAELNIRITKEEMKSNIRPLLRLVCNRFMGDFNGFVDMCVEHISSPLDNAKRKVDHIYTGPKEGEIYKDMMECNQNGTLMVHSAKMYPTDDCTFFQVMARVISGTLNAGQEVRVLGENYTLQDEEDSRVLQVGRLWVYEARYKVELNRVPAGNWVLIEGIDQCIVKTSTIVDINAPEDLYIFRPLKFNTQSIIKIAVEPVNPSELPKMLDGLRKANKSYPLLSTRVEESGEHVILGTGELYLDCVMHDLRKMYSEIDIKVADPVVAFCETVVETSSLKCFAETPNKKNKITMISEPLEKGLAEDIENEVVSINWNKKRLGEFFQVNYDWDLLAARSIWAFGPDATGPNILVDDTLPSEVDKNLLTSVKDSIVQGFQWGTREGPLCEEPIRNVKFKILDAVIAGEALHRGGGQVIPTARRVAYSAFLMATPRLMEPYLFVEVQAPADCVSAVYTVLARRRGHVTQDAPVSGSPLYTIKAFIPAIDSFGFETDLRTHTQGQAFCLSVFHHWQIVPGDPLDKSIVIRPLEPQQASHLAREFMIKTRRRKGLSEDVSINKFFDDPMLLELARQDVLLNYPL from the exons ATGGATGCGGATTTGTATGATGAGTTTGGCAACTACATTGGGCCCGAGTTAGACAGTGATGAAGATGATGACCAAAGCATCTACGGTCAACAAGAGCCGCAGGACGAACAAGAT gaAGATGCTATGGATGAGGAGGAGGAGCACCAAGATGACGAGGATAAAGAAGTGACAGCGGTTGTATTGCATGAAGATAAACGTTATTATCCCACCGCTATCGAAGTGTATGGGCCTGACGTAGAAACTATTGTACAAGAGGAAGATGCGCAACCACTCGATAAGCCACTTATTGAACCCATTAAGAaacttaaatttcaaattaaagaaCAAGAACTTCCTGAAACTACGTATAACATGGAATTCATGGCAGATTTGATGGACACGCCACCATTAATACGAAACGTCGCACTGGTGGGGCATCTACATCATGGAAAAACAACATTTGTAGATTGTCTAATACGTCAGACCCATCCACAATTTGAACAAGCTGAAGAGCGCACACTTCGCTACACTGATACACTATTTACCGAGCAGGAGCGCGGTTGTAGTATTAAAGCGACACCTGTGACTTTAGTTTTGCAGGATGTAAAGCAAAAAAGCTTTCTGATGAATGTTTTTGATACACCCGGTCATGTGAATTTTTCGGATGAAGTGACTGCTGCCATGCGTATGTGCGATGGTGTTGTGTTGTTTGTAGATGCAGCCGAAGGTGTAATGCTGAATACTGAACGCTTGCTGAAGCATGCAGTGCAGGAGAAAATGGCAATAACTGTTTGCATTAATAAG ATTGATCGTTTAGTTTTGGAGTTAAAATTACCACCACAGGATGCATATTTCAAGCTCAAACATATTGTGGAGGAAATAAATGCGTTGTTGAG CACTTATGGTAATGGTAACGACAATTTGCTAGTTTCACCGGCTTTGGGTAATGTGTGCTTCGCTAGTTCGCtgtatggtttttgttttactttgaaATCCTTCGCAAAACTTTATGCGGACACTTATGATGGTGTTAATTACGTAGAATTCGCCAAGCGTTTGTGGGGTGATATGTACTTCCACAGTAAATC TCGTAAGTTTACTAAAAAGCCACCGCATAACTCAGCACAACGTagttttgttgaatttattttggAACCCATGTATAAGGTTATTGCCCAAGTCGTTGGCGATGTTGACACTACCCTCTCCGATACGTTGGCTGAGCTGAATATTCGTATCACTAAGGAGGAAATGAAATCCAATATACGCCCACTTTTACGTCTGGTGTGCAATCGTTTTATGGGTGATTTTAATGGCTTTGTTGATATGTGTGTGGAGCACATTAGTTCGCCACTGGATAACGCTAAACGTAAGGTGGATCACATATATACTGGACCGAAAGAAGGTGAAATTTATAAAGATATGATGGAATGCAATCAAAATGGCACATTAATGGTGCACAGCGCTAAAATGTATCCCACAGACGACTGTACATTTTTCCAAGTTATGGCGCGTGTAATTTCCGGCACCTTGAACGCCGGTCAAGAAGTGCGTGTGCTGGGTGAAAATTACACgctgcaagatgaagaagactCTCGCGTTTTGCAAGTAGGTCGGCTGTGGGTATATGAAGCACGCTACAAAGTGGAGTTAAATCGTGTACCGGCTGGCAATTGGGTACTAATTGAGGGTATTGATCAGTGCATTGTTAAGACATCCACTATTGTAGACATAAATGCGCCTGAAGACTTGTACATTTTTCGACCGTTAAAATTCAATAcacagagtataataaaaatcgcTGTGGAACCGGTAAATCCTTCGGAGTTGCCGAAAATGTTGGATGGCTTACGTAAAGCTAATAAATCTTATCCATTGTTGTCGACACGTGTAGAGGAATCTGGGGAACATGTCATACTGGGCACTGGCGAACTTTATTTGGATTGTGTGATGCACGATTTGCGTAAAATGTATTCGGAAATTGACATCAAAGTTGCCGATCCTGTGGTTGCATTCTGCGAGACTGTGGTGGAGACAAGTTCGCTAAAATGTTTCGCTGAAACGccaaataagaaaaacaagatCACCATGATTTCCGAACCGCTGGAAAAAGGACTCGCGGAGGATATCGAAAATGAAGTGGTGTCAATTAATTGGAATAAAAAACGACTCGGCGAATTCTTCCAAGTCAACTATGATTGGGATTTGCTGGCAGCGCGTTCAATATGGGCGTTCGGACCAGATGCAACTGGACCAAACATTCTGGTCGATGATACACTGCCATCCGAAGTAGATAAAAATTTACTTACCTCGGTTAAGGACTCTATAGTACAAGGCTTCCAATGGGGCACGCGTGAGGGACCGCTTTGCGAGGAGCCCATACGTAAtgtgaaattcaaaatattggacGCTGTGATAGCTGGCGAAGCCTTGCATCGTGGTGGTGGTCAGGTCATACCCACAGCACGTCGAGTTGCATACTCCGCTTTCCTCATGGCCACACCGCGCCTAATGGAACCGTATTTGTTCGTAGAAGTACAAGCGCCAGCCGATTGTGTGTCGGCTGTGTATACAGTTTTAGCCAGAAGGAG aGGTCATGTAACACAAGACGCTCCAGTTTCTGGTTCACCCCTCTACACCATCAAAGCTTTTATACCAGCCATTGACTCGTTCGGTTTCGAGACCGATTTACGTACACATACACAGGGACAAGCCTTCTGTTTGTCCGTATTTCATCATTGGCAGATTGTACCAGGTGATCCGCTGGATAAGTCTATAGTGATAAGACCATTGGAGCCGCAACAAGCTTCGCACCTCGCGCGTGAATTTATGATTAAGACGAGACGTCGTAAGGGCTTGTCAGAAGATGTTTCTATCAACAAATTCTTCGATGATCCTATGTTGTTGGAATTGGCGCGACAAGATGTACTCCTCAATTATccgctataa